A portion of the Platichthys flesus chromosome 7, fPlaFle2.1, whole genome shotgun sequence genome contains these proteins:
- the ankrd52a gene encoding serine/threonine-protein phosphatase 6 regulatory ankyrin repeat subunit C isoform X2 produces the protein MGVLNIADQPPLVQAIFNRNAEELQLLLHKKEDVNALDHERRTPLHAAACVGDVHIMDLLIESGASVNAKDHIWLTPLHRAAASRNERAVGLLLRRGAEANARDKFWQTPLHVATANRATRCAEALLTQLSNLNMADRTGRTALHHAAQSGFQEMVKLLLNKGANLSAIDKKERQPIHCAAYLGHVEVVKLLVSRSADKSCKDKQGYTPLHAAAASGHLEIVKYLLRMGTEIDEPNGFGNTALHVACYMGQEAVATELVNHGANVNQPNKCGYTPLHLAAVSTNGALCLELLVNNGADVNQQSKEGKSPLHMAAIHGRFTRSQILIQNGGEIDCVDKYGNTPLHVAAKYGHELLISTLMTNGADTARRGIHGMFPLHLAVLYGFSDCCRKLLSSGQLYSIVSSMSKEHVLSAGFDINTPDNFGRTCLHAAASGGNVECLNLLLSSGTDLNKRDIMGRTPLHYAAANGRYQCTVTLVSAGAEVNEPDQTGCTPLHYSAASQAFSRVDRHFTANHQNDEDEAKESYFCLEHLLDNGADPSMVNTKGYSAVHYAAYHGNKQNLELLLEMSFNALGDIESSIPVSPLHLAADKGHWQALRVLTETAAYVDMQDAAGRSVLYLAAQKGFARCVEVLLAQGASCLLNDNRLMWTPIHVAAANGHSDCLRMMIDYGEDGDLTNVADKFGQTALMLAVQGGHTDCVHFLLEKGALPDSKDKRGSTSLHRGAVLGHDDCVTALLEHKATALCMDTQGRTPLHYAASRGHTEIMASLVQAAVATDPQDKLLDNKQYTPLHWASYNGHEDCLEVLLEFKTFIHEEGNPFTPLHCALMNGHSGAAERLLESAGVQMINTRDAKGRTPLHAAAFAEDVAGLQLVLRHGTEINAVDKSGRSALMVAADKGHSGTVAILLHRAKADLTLLDDNRNTALHLACSKAHEMCALLILGEIHSPTLINATNSALQMPLHLAARNGLATVVQALLSRGATVLAVDEEGHTPALACAPNKDVADCLALILSTMKPFPQRDPSSCSCSSPTVSPSPGLNLLKHCGITAACAPLPSNGLHNGYVKDRHGAPVGLDGCLSE, from the exons ATGGGAGTCCTCAACATTGCAGACCAG CCTCCTCTGGTCCAGGCCATCTTCAACCGTAATGCTGAAGAACTTCAACTACTATTGCACAAAAAGGAGGATGTCAATGCACTG GACCACGAGCGCCGTACGCCACTTCATGCTGCTGCCTGCGTGGGTGACGTCCATATAATGGACCTCCTCATTGAGTCAG GTGCCAGTGTTAATGCTAAAGACCACATATGGTTGACCCCATTGCACAGGGCAGCTGCTTCCAGGAATGAA AGGGCAGTGGGTCTGCTGCTGAGGCGCGGAGCAGAAGCAAATGCACGAGACAAGTTCTGGCAGACGCCGCTGCATGTGGCGACTGCCAACCGTGCCACGCGCTGCGCAGAGGCCCTGCTGACCCAGCTGAGCAACCTGAACATGGCAGATCGCACGGGCAGAACTGCTTTGCACCACGCTGCTCAGAGTGGGTTCCAAGAG ATGGTGAAGCTTTTGCTGAACAAAGGGGCCAACTTGAGTGCTATTGATAAGAAGGAGAGACAGCCCATCCATTGTGCTGCTTACTTGG gGCATGTGGAGGTGGTGAAGCTGTTGGTGTCCCGCAGTGCTGACAAGAGCTGCAAGGATAAGCAGGGCTACACACctctccatgctgctgctgcaagtgGTCACCTCGAAATTGTAAAGTACCTGCTGAGGATGGGGACAGAG ATTGATGAGCCCAATGGCTTCGGAAACACTGCGCTCCATGTGGCTTGCTACATGGGGCAGGAAGCTGTGGCTACTGAGCTGGTGAACCATGGGGCTAATGTTAACCAGCCCAACAAGTGCGGCTACACCCCCCTGCACCTGGCTGCCGTCTCCACCAACGGGGCCCTGTGTCTGGAGTTGCTGGTCAACAATGGGGCAGATGTCAACCAGCAG agCAAAGAAGGGAAGAGCCCCCTGCACATGGCAGCCATTCACGGACGCTTCACACGCTCTCAGATCCTCATCCAAAATG GTGGGGAAATTGATTGTGTGGATAAGTATGGCAATACTCCTCTCCACGTTGCTGCTAAGTATGGCCATGAACTGCTGATCAGCACTCTAATGACCAATGGAGCAGACACGGCCAG ACGTGGGATCCATGGAATGTTCCCCTTGCACTTAGCTGTGCTGTACGGGTTTTCAGACTGTTGTCGCAAGTTACTCTCCTCAG GTCAGCTGTATAGTATAGTTTCATCTATGAGTAAGGAGCATGTACTATCCGCTGGGTTTGACATAAACACCCCTGACAACTTTGGGAGGACCTGTCTACACGCTGCTGCCTCTGGAGG AAATGTGGAATGTCTGAACTTGCTCTTAAGTAGCGGTACCGACTTAAACAAGAGGGACATAATGGGAAG GACACCATTGCACTATGCGGCTGCTAATGGGAGGTACCAGTGCACTGTGACCCTGGTGAGCGCTGGCGCTGAGGTCAACGAGCCTGACCAGACAGGTTGTACTCCCCTGCACTACTCTGCCGCGTCCCAAGCCTTCAGCAG AGTTGATCGTCATTTTACCGCGAACCATCAGAACGATGAGGACGAGGCAAAGGAGTCATACTT CTGCCTGGAGCATCTTTTGGACAACGGTGCTGATCCATCGATGGTCAACACAAAGGGTTACAGTGCTGTTCACTATGCAGCTTACCATGgcaacaaacagaacctggagcTG CTCCTGGAGATGTCGTTTAATGCACTAGGAGACATAGAGAGCAGCATTCCAGTCAGTCCTCTGCATCTTGCT GCTGACAAGGGCCACTGGCAGGCGCTGCGTGTGCTGACTGAGACAGCAGCTTATGTGGACATGCAGGATGCTGCAGGTCGTTCTGTGCTCTACTTGGCCGCTCAGAAAGGCTTCGCCCGCTGTGTGGAGGTGCTGTTGGCGCAGGGAGCGTCCTGTCTCCTCAATGACAACCGTCTCATGTGGACTCCAATTCATGTTGCAG CTGCCAATGGCCACTCAGACTGCCTGCGTATGATGATTGATTATGGGGAGGATGGGGATCTTACCAACGTTGCAGACAAATTTGGACA GACCGCTCTGATGCTCGCTGTTCAGGGAGGTCACACCGACtgtgtccacttcctgttggaGAAGGGGGCCTTGCCAGATTCCAAGGACAAGAGGGGCAGCACATCTTTGCACAGAGGG GCGGTGTTGGGCCATGACGACTGTGTGACAGCCCTGCTGGAGCACAAAGCTACTGCCCTGTGTATGGACACCCAGGGTCGGACACCACTGCACTACGCTGCGTCCAGAGGCCACACAGAGATCATGGCCAGTCTGGTGCAGGCCGCCGTGGCCACAGACCCCCAAGATAAACTGCTGGACAACAAACAATACACCCCATTACACTGGGCTTCTTACAACG GGCATGAAGACTGTTTGGAGGTTTTACttgaatttaaaacatttatccATGAAGAGGGAAACCCTTTCACCCCCCTGCACTGTGCTCT GATGAACGGCCATAGCGGTGCAGCAGAGAGGCTGCTGGAGTCTGCTGGGGTCCAGATGATTAACACCAGAGATGCCAAAGGAAG AACCCCACTGCATGCTGCTGCATTTGCCGAGGATGTCGCAGGACTTCAGCTCGTGCTTCGCCACGGGACAGAGATCAACGCAGTGGACAAAAGTGGACGCTCTGCTCTGATGGTAGCTGCCGACAAGGGACACAGTGGCACTGTCG CCATCCTTCTTCACCGGGCCAAGGCTGACTTGACACTGCTGGATGACAACAGGAACACTGCCCTGCACTTGGCCTGCAGCAAG GCTCATGAGATGTGTGCCCTGCTGATTCTGGGAGAAATCCACAGTCCCACACTCATAAATGCCACCAACAGTGCTCTGCAAAT GCCCCTCCATCTCGCAGCACGTAATGGCCTGGCTACGGTGGTGCAGGCACTGCTGAGTAGAGGAGCCACTGTGCTGGCTGTGGATGAGGAAG GCCACACCCCAGCTTTGGCCTGTGCTCCCAACAAGGACGTCGCTGACTGCCTGGCTCTGATCCTCTCTACCATGAAGCCTTTCCCCCAGCGGgacccctcctcctgctcctgctcctctcccaccGTCTCCCCATCCCCGGGTCTCAACTTGCTGAAGCACTGCGGCATCACCGCCGCCTGCGCCCCGCTGCCCAGCAACGGCCTCCACAACGGCTACGTCAAAGACCGTCACGGTGCACCGGTTGGCCTGGATGGATGTCTGTCTGAGTGA
- the ankrd52a gene encoding serine/threonine-protein phosphatase 6 regulatory ankyrin repeat subunit C isoform X1, with protein MGVLNIADQPPLVQAIFNRNAEELQLLLHKKEDVNALDHERRTPLHAAACVGDVHIMDLLIESGASVNAKDHIWLTPLHRAAASRNERAVGLLLRRGAEANARDKFWQTPLHVATANRATRCAEALLTQLSNLNMADRTGRTALHHAAQSGFQEMVKLLLNKGANLSAIDKKERQPIHCAAYLGHVEVVKLLVSRSADKSCKDKQGYTPLHAAAASGHLEIVKYLLRMGTEIDEPNGFGNTALHVACYMGQEAVATELVNHGANVNQPNKCGYTPLHLAAVSTNGALCLELLVNNGADVNQQSKEGKSPLHMAAIHGRFTRSQILIQNGGEIDCVDKYGNTPLHVAAKYGHELLISTLMTNGADTARRGIHGMFPLHLAVLYGFSDCCRKLLSSGQLYSIVSSMSKEHVLSAGFDINTPDNFGRTCLHAAASGGNVECLNLLLSSGTDLNKRDIMGRTPLHYAAANGRYQCTVTLVSAGAEVNEPDQTGCTPLHYSAASQAFSRLENWSLSFCRSTSHQKVDRHFTANHQNDEDEAKESYFCLEHLLDNGADPSMVNTKGYSAVHYAAYHGNKQNLELLLEMSFNALGDIESSIPVSPLHLAADKGHWQALRVLTETAAYVDMQDAAGRSVLYLAAQKGFARCVEVLLAQGASCLLNDNRLMWTPIHVAAANGHSDCLRMMIDYGEDGDLTNVADKFGQTALMLAVQGGHTDCVHFLLEKGALPDSKDKRGSTSLHRGAVLGHDDCVTALLEHKATALCMDTQGRTPLHYAASRGHTEIMASLVQAAVATDPQDKLLDNKQYTPLHWASYNGHEDCLEVLLEFKTFIHEEGNPFTPLHCALMNGHSGAAERLLESAGVQMINTRDAKGRTPLHAAAFAEDVAGLQLVLRHGTEINAVDKSGRSALMVAADKGHSGTVAILLHRAKADLTLLDDNRNTALHLACSKAHEMCALLILGEIHSPTLINATNSALQMPLHLAARNGLATVVQALLSRGATVLAVDEEGHTPALACAPNKDVADCLALILSTMKPFPQRDPSSCSCSSPTVSPSPGLNLLKHCGITAACAPLPSNGLHNGYVKDRHGAPVGLDGCLSE; from the exons ATGGGAGTCCTCAACATTGCAGACCAG CCTCCTCTGGTCCAGGCCATCTTCAACCGTAATGCTGAAGAACTTCAACTACTATTGCACAAAAAGGAGGATGTCAATGCACTG GACCACGAGCGCCGTACGCCACTTCATGCTGCTGCCTGCGTGGGTGACGTCCATATAATGGACCTCCTCATTGAGTCAG GTGCCAGTGTTAATGCTAAAGACCACATATGGTTGACCCCATTGCACAGGGCAGCTGCTTCCAGGAATGAA AGGGCAGTGGGTCTGCTGCTGAGGCGCGGAGCAGAAGCAAATGCACGAGACAAGTTCTGGCAGACGCCGCTGCATGTGGCGACTGCCAACCGTGCCACGCGCTGCGCAGAGGCCCTGCTGACCCAGCTGAGCAACCTGAACATGGCAGATCGCACGGGCAGAACTGCTTTGCACCACGCTGCTCAGAGTGGGTTCCAAGAG ATGGTGAAGCTTTTGCTGAACAAAGGGGCCAACTTGAGTGCTATTGATAAGAAGGAGAGACAGCCCATCCATTGTGCTGCTTACTTGG gGCATGTGGAGGTGGTGAAGCTGTTGGTGTCCCGCAGTGCTGACAAGAGCTGCAAGGATAAGCAGGGCTACACACctctccatgctgctgctgcaagtgGTCACCTCGAAATTGTAAAGTACCTGCTGAGGATGGGGACAGAG ATTGATGAGCCCAATGGCTTCGGAAACACTGCGCTCCATGTGGCTTGCTACATGGGGCAGGAAGCTGTGGCTACTGAGCTGGTGAACCATGGGGCTAATGTTAACCAGCCCAACAAGTGCGGCTACACCCCCCTGCACCTGGCTGCCGTCTCCACCAACGGGGCCCTGTGTCTGGAGTTGCTGGTCAACAATGGGGCAGATGTCAACCAGCAG agCAAAGAAGGGAAGAGCCCCCTGCACATGGCAGCCATTCACGGACGCTTCACACGCTCTCAGATCCTCATCCAAAATG GTGGGGAAATTGATTGTGTGGATAAGTATGGCAATACTCCTCTCCACGTTGCTGCTAAGTATGGCCATGAACTGCTGATCAGCACTCTAATGACCAATGGAGCAGACACGGCCAG ACGTGGGATCCATGGAATGTTCCCCTTGCACTTAGCTGTGCTGTACGGGTTTTCAGACTGTTGTCGCAAGTTACTCTCCTCAG GTCAGCTGTATAGTATAGTTTCATCTATGAGTAAGGAGCATGTACTATCCGCTGGGTTTGACATAAACACCCCTGACAACTTTGGGAGGACCTGTCTACACGCTGCTGCCTCTGGAGG AAATGTGGAATGTCTGAACTTGCTCTTAAGTAGCGGTACCGACTTAAACAAGAGGGACATAATGGGAAG GACACCATTGCACTATGCGGCTGCTAATGGGAGGTACCAGTGCACTGTGACCCTGGTGAGCGCTGGCGCTGAGGTCAACGAGCCTGACCAGACAGGTTGTACTCCCCTGCACTACTCTGCCGCGTCCCAAGCCTTCAGCAGGTTGGAAAACtggtctctctccttctgtagGAGCACAAGCCACCAAAA AGTTGATCGTCATTTTACCGCGAACCATCAGAACGATGAGGACGAGGCAAAGGAGTCATACTT CTGCCTGGAGCATCTTTTGGACAACGGTGCTGATCCATCGATGGTCAACACAAAGGGTTACAGTGCTGTTCACTATGCAGCTTACCATGgcaacaaacagaacctggagcTG CTCCTGGAGATGTCGTTTAATGCACTAGGAGACATAGAGAGCAGCATTCCAGTCAGTCCTCTGCATCTTGCT GCTGACAAGGGCCACTGGCAGGCGCTGCGTGTGCTGACTGAGACAGCAGCTTATGTGGACATGCAGGATGCTGCAGGTCGTTCTGTGCTCTACTTGGCCGCTCAGAAAGGCTTCGCCCGCTGTGTGGAGGTGCTGTTGGCGCAGGGAGCGTCCTGTCTCCTCAATGACAACCGTCTCATGTGGACTCCAATTCATGTTGCAG CTGCCAATGGCCACTCAGACTGCCTGCGTATGATGATTGATTATGGGGAGGATGGGGATCTTACCAACGTTGCAGACAAATTTGGACA GACCGCTCTGATGCTCGCTGTTCAGGGAGGTCACACCGACtgtgtccacttcctgttggaGAAGGGGGCCTTGCCAGATTCCAAGGACAAGAGGGGCAGCACATCTTTGCACAGAGGG GCGGTGTTGGGCCATGACGACTGTGTGACAGCCCTGCTGGAGCACAAAGCTACTGCCCTGTGTATGGACACCCAGGGTCGGACACCACTGCACTACGCTGCGTCCAGAGGCCACACAGAGATCATGGCCAGTCTGGTGCAGGCCGCCGTGGCCACAGACCCCCAAGATAAACTGCTGGACAACAAACAATACACCCCATTACACTGGGCTTCTTACAACG GGCATGAAGACTGTTTGGAGGTTTTACttgaatttaaaacatttatccATGAAGAGGGAAACCCTTTCACCCCCCTGCACTGTGCTCT GATGAACGGCCATAGCGGTGCAGCAGAGAGGCTGCTGGAGTCTGCTGGGGTCCAGATGATTAACACCAGAGATGCCAAAGGAAG AACCCCACTGCATGCTGCTGCATTTGCCGAGGATGTCGCAGGACTTCAGCTCGTGCTTCGCCACGGGACAGAGATCAACGCAGTGGACAAAAGTGGACGCTCTGCTCTGATGGTAGCTGCCGACAAGGGACACAGTGGCACTGTCG CCATCCTTCTTCACCGGGCCAAGGCTGACTTGACACTGCTGGATGACAACAGGAACACTGCCCTGCACTTGGCCTGCAGCAAG GCTCATGAGATGTGTGCCCTGCTGATTCTGGGAGAAATCCACAGTCCCACACTCATAAATGCCACCAACAGTGCTCTGCAAAT GCCCCTCCATCTCGCAGCACGTAATGGCCTGGCTACGGTGGTGCAGGCACTGCTGAGTAGAGGAGCCACTGTGCTGGCTGTGGATGAGGAAG GCCACACCCCAGCTTTGGCCTGTGCTCCCAACAAGGACGTCGCTGACTGCCTGGCTCTGATCCTCTCTACCATGAAGCCTTTCCCCCAGCGGgacccctcctcctgctcctgctcctctcccaccGTCTCCCCATCCCCGGGTCTCAACTTGCTGAAGCACTGCGGCATCACCGCCGCCTGCGCCCCGCTGCCCAGCAACGGCCTCCACAACGGCTACGTCAAAGACCGTCACGGTGCACCGGTTGGCCTGGATGGATGTCTGTCTGAGTGA